From Triticum aestivum cultivar Chinese Spring unplaced genomic scaffold, IWGSC CS RefSeq v2.1 scaffold150279, whole genome shotgun sequence, one genomic window encodes:
- the LOC123176251 gene encoding cysteine-rich receptor-like protein kinase 10: protein MAVVLLFLSLSILLVSAAATGQLCGSRGNYTANSTYQSNLAAVAATLPNKASSSSQLFATATAGQASDVVYALALCRGDTVNAAACRDCVATSFREAQRACPFQQGATVYYDDGEQQQQQQTARRICPLGIAWRASSGSSPWSTPPRRCAWVDRSSCCAATSGKGIKPWVIAISVAAPVALIAFCFIVCYPRLGRRHRKGQVRLREKRHTHESQRGDEHVWEMEAEFSEFSIFDFHQILEATSNFSEENKLGKGGFGPVYKGHFPDGTEIAVKRLDSHSGQDNNRKALIDLNKRLEIIEGIAEGLLYLHMHSRLCVIHRDLKPSNILLDNEMNPKISDFGLAKIFSSNAEGIITRRVAGTYGYMAPEYASQGIFSIKSMASSSSMASVVYS, encoded by the exons ATGGCGGTCGTCCTGCTCTTCCTAAGCCTTAGCATCCTCCTTGTGTCGGCAGCGGCAACGGGGCAGCTCTGCGGCAGCCGCGGCAACTACACGGCCAACAGCACCTACCAGTCcaacctcgccgccgtcgccgccaccctcCCCAAcaaggcgtcttcctcctcgcaaCTGTTTGCCACCGCGACCGCCGGCCAAGCCTCCGACGTGGTGTACGCGCTCGCGCTCTGCCGTGGCGACACGGTGAACGCCGCGGCCTGCAGGGACTGCGTCGCCACCTCGTTCCGGGAAGCGCAGCGGGCGTGCCCGTTCCAGCAGGGCGCCACCGTCTACTACGACGacggcgagcagcagcagcagcagcagac TGCACGCCGGATCTGCCCACTGGGGATTGCCTGGCGTGCCTCCAGCGGATCATCGCCATGGTCAACACCACCACGGCGGTGCGCCTGGGTGGACAGATCCTCGTGCTGCGCTGCAACATCAG GAAAAGGAATCAAACCATGGGTAATTGCCATATCTGTAGCTGCTCCAGTAGCACTTATCGCATTCTGCTTCATCGTTTGCTATCCTCGGCTCGGAAGAAGGCACAGAAAAG GTCAGGTGAGATTGCGAGAAAAGCGGCACACCCACGAGTCGCAAAGAGGAGATGAACATGTTTGGGAAATGGAAGCAGAGTTCTCTGAGTTTTCGATCTTCGATTTTCATCAAATATTAGAGGCCACAAGTAACTTTTCTGAAGAAAATAAACTTGGCAAAGGTGGATTTGGCCCTGTTTATAAG GGCCACTTTCCCGATGGAACTGAAATTGCAGTAAAGAGACTTGATTCACATTCCGGACAAG ATAATAATAGAAAAGCTTTAATTGATTTGAACAAACGTCTTGAAATAATTGAAGGAATAGCAGAAGGACTTCTTTACCTACATATGCACTCTCGGTTGTGTGTCATACATCGAGACCTTAAACCAAGCAACATTCTCTTGGACAACGAAATGAATCCTAAAATTTCAGACTTTGGACTGGCAAAAATATTTAGCTCTAATGCTGAAGGAATCATTACGAGAAGAGTGGCTGGTACATA TGGCTACATGGCCCCCGAGTATGCTTCACAGGGCATCTTTTCCAtcaaatccatggcttcatcatcgTCCATGGCTTCCGTCGTCTATAGTTGA